The sequence CCGGATGGCAGACAACGGTCTGCACTCCTGATCCGGAATATGACTAGCCGGCTCTTGGTATTTCAACTGCCGACGCATGATACCCACATGAGACGTCTTGTGCTTCTTACGGCATTCGTGTTACTACCGGCGTGCACGGACCACAATTCACCGGCAGCCCCGGCTCCCATGTCCTCCGAATCCACTCCACGCCTCACCAGCGCCGAGCGATCGGCTTTGCGGGCCGGAGTGGATCCGGCCGCCCTGGAACGGCTGCTCGCCGCACTCCCGCCCGAACAGCGCTCCACGGTGCTGTCGGGCTTCTTCCGCGGCTCGAGAGGCACACCCGTATCGAGCCCGGATCCTCACATCCACGCGCTCTTGCAGGAGGTCTGGGCTCCTCGAGGGACCCCTGTGGCATTACCCGGAACTCCACACAGCCACCAGGTCACGCTCGCGCTCGTCGAGACCCTGCCGCGGCGCACGGCGGGCGTGATGATCGTGCGCGAGGCCGGAAGCTCTCACGACCTGATTCTCTTCTCCGAGTCGGCCGCGAACGTCGTTCAGCTGCACGCCGCGCTCGGTGCGCTGTTCTCACACCGCGCGCGCTTCGGCCACCCGGCCCCGTCGGAATATCGGATTTTCCTCGATCCGGTCCCGCTTCCGGAGAACGTCGAGGGTGCGGCGGCCGCCGTGCAGCGGCTCGAACGCACCCTGCTCGGGAGACACGTCGCGGCGCTCAGGCAGGCGCCGCGGCGGGAGCTCGCCCCGTTCGGCCCGGCTCGAACGATCGAATACGATCCGCGGCAGTTCGAGCGCTGACCGGCTCCGGCCCCACGTCAGCCCACAGCCGGTCCCCCCCGCCTGAGCCGCCGGCTCTGCGGGTAGGGGAAGAAGTCGGGGACGGCGCCGGCCTCCTGCTGCTCCTGCATCCCGCGCCAGAAGCGCACGGTGAACAGGTCGCCGTGCACGTCCATGAACGCCTCGCGCAGGCGCCCCGCCGGCACCAGGAAGGGGACGAACTCCTCGGGGAAGACGTCGCCCTCCTGCACCGTGAACCACGGCTCGGCGCCCATCTCGTCCTCCTCGTAGCGCGCCGTGGGCAGGGAGCGGAAGTGCACGTCGGTGAGCAGCGAGATCTCGTCGTAGTCGTAGAAGATCACCCGGCCGTGGCGGCTCACGCCGAAGTTCTTCAGCAGCAGGTCGCCGGGGAAGATGTTGGCGCACGCCAGGTCCTTCACCGCGTTCCCGTACTCCACCACCGCCTCGACGGCCGCCTCCTCGTCCGACTCCCGCAGGTACACGTCCAGCGGCCGCAGCCGGCGCTCGGTGTACAGGTGCCGCACCACCACGCGCCCGTCCTCCACCGAGACGCTTCCGCCCGCCTCCGCCAGCAGCTCGTCCAGCACGCCCTCGGGGAAGCAGCCGCGCGGCAGCTGCAGGCCCTCGAACTCCTGCGCGTCCACCAGGCGCCCCACGCGGTCCAGCAGGAACACCAGCCGGTACTTCTGCCGCACCCCGCTCGGCGTCACCTGCTTGGGGGCGCCGAAGCGGTCCTTGATCACCTTGAACACCACGTTGAAGGAGGGGAGCGTGAACACGCTCATCACCATCCCCCGCGCCCCCTCCGGCGGCTCGAAGCGCGCCTCGCCGCAGGCCAGGTGCTCGGCCAACGCGCGGTAGAACACCGTCTTGCCGTGCTTGTTGTAGCCGATGGAGGTGTACAGCTCGTGGAGCGGCTTGGCCGGCATCAGGGTGCGCAGGAAGGCGATGGCCGCCGCGGGCCGGCCGGTGTCGGCGTGGAAGTACGAGCGCGCGAAGGAGAAGACGACGTGCACCTCGTCGGGCGTGGTGAGCACCGCGTCGGGGCGCACACCGTCGCCGTCGTGCAGCAGCGGCACCACGAGCGGCCGCACCTCGCCCGAGGCCAGCCGCAGCCGGGCCACCAAGTACGCGCCCTTGTTGCGGTAGAAGAGGAAGGGGAGCGCCTCCAGCGCGCGCACCTCGTCCGCCGCGGCGCCGAGCTGCGCGCGCGCCGCGCGGGCAGAGAGCGCGGCGTCGCCGGCCGGGTCCGCGAAGGCGTCCGCGAGCTCCGAGGCGCGGAAGAGCCGCTCGAACGCCTCCGCCCCGA comes from Longimicrobium sp. and encodes:
- the aceK gene encoding bifunctional isocitrate dehydrogenase kinase/phosphatase, which gives rise to MTAPRQDPAEAILAAYDGFVREFREVTRLARERFLSREWRASQEDAQRRLLLYPRVVRATVGALEGRVTPGEAELKPRFARLVEERTDAELAKTFYDSVVRRLLGSVGVDPSTQFTPDGAPPEPREDGDPVHLSLGGAGLGAEAFERLFRASELADAFADPAGDAALSARAARAQLGAAADEVRALEALPFLFYRNKGAYLVARLRLASGEVRPLVVPLLHDGDGVRPDAVLTTPDEVHVVFSFARSYFHADTGRPAAAIAFLRTLMPAKPLHELYTSIGYNKHGKTVFYRALAEHLACGEARFEPPEGARGMVMSVFTLPSFNVVFKVIKDRFGAPKQVTPSGVRQKYRLVFLLDRVGRLVDAQEFEGLQLPRGCFPEGVLDELLAEAGGSVSVEDGRVVVRHLYTERRLRPLDVYLRESDEEAAVEAVVEYGNAVKDLACANIFPGDLLLKNFGVSRHGRVIFYDYDEISLLTDVHFRSLPTARYEEDEMGAEPWFTVQEGDVFPEEFVPFLVPAGRLREAFMDVHGDLFTVRFWRGMQEQQEAGAVPDFFPYPQSRRLRRGGPAVG